The following are from one region of the Oncorhynchus kisutch isolate 150728-3 unplaced genomic scaffold, Okis_V2 Okis03b-Okis08b_hom, whole genome shotgun sequence genome:
- the LOC109876387 gene encoding troponin T, fast skeletal muscle isoforms-like isoform X10, with product MPQAPLDSPTSHCQTPANEQLDKIKYHYNTRTYLMRRVTASLPIRRQGVSLLSTFLRCKSTVTMSDTEEVDQIEEAYEEEEEKPKFKVPKVPDGEKVDFDDLHKKRQNKDLIELQGLIDVHFENRKKEEEELIALKSRIEKRRSERAEIQRVRTEKDKERQARREEERLKKEEMDQRRKADDDAKKKSALTNMGSSYSSSLQKADTKRGGKKQTEREKKKKILAERRKPLNIDHLNEDKLKDKAKDLWEWMHLLESEKYEHIEKLKRQKYEVISLRNRIDELQKHSKKGAAARRRK from the exons ATGCCGCAGGCCCCCCTCGACTCCCCTACCTCACACTGTCAGACCCCAGCCAATGAGCAGCTTGACAAGATCAAATATCACTATAACACAAGGACTTATTTGATGAGAAGAGTTACAGCCAGTCTCCCCATCCGTCGCCAAGGAGTCTCACTTCTTTCAACTTTTCTGAG GTGTAAATCCACTGTCACCATGTCTGACACTGAGGAAGT TGATCAGATCGAGG AGGCCTATGAAGAGGAAG AGGAGAAGCCCAAGTTCAA AGTCCCTAAGGTCCCTGATGGCGAGAAGGTGGACTTTGAC GACCTCCATAAGAAGCGTCAGAACAAAGACCTGATTGAGCTGCAGGGGCTGATCGACGTCCATTTTGAGAacaggaagaaggaggaggaggagcttatCGCCCTCAAGTCCAGAATT GAGAAACGCAGGTCAGAGAGGGCTGAGATCCAGAGGGTACGCACTGAGAAGGACAAGGAACGCCAGGCCAGACGTGAG GAggagagactgaagaaggaggAGATGGATCAAAGGAGAAAGGCTGATGATGACGCTAAGAAGAAGTCAGCTCTGACCAACATGGGCTCCAGCTATAGCAGCTCACTGCAGAAG GCCGACACTAAGAGAGGAGGTAAGAagcagactgagagagagaagaagaagaagatcctAGCGGAGCGACGCAAACCTCTCAACATCGACCATCTGAACGAGGACAAGCTAAA GGACAAGGCCAAGGATCTATGGGAGTGGATGCACCTACTGGAGTCTGAGAAGTATGAGCACATTGAGAAACTCAAGAGGCAGAAGTATGAG GTCATCTCTCTCAGAAATCGTATTGATGAGCTTCAGAAACA
- the LOC109876387 gene encoding troponin T, fast skeletal muscle isoforms-like isoform X8, translated as MPQAPLDSPTSHCQTPANEQLDKIKYHYNTRTYLMRRVTASLPIRRQGVSLLSTFLRCKSTVTMSDTEEVDQIEEAYEEEVEEGEQDEEKPKFKVPKVPDGEKVDFDDLHKKRQNKDLIELQGLIDVHFENRKKEEEELIALKSRIEKRRSERAEIQRVRTEKDKERQARREEERLKKEEMDQRRKADDDAKKKSALTNMGSSYSSSLQKADTKRGGKKQTEREKKKKILAERRKPLNIDHLNEDKLKDKAKDLWEWMHLLESEKYEHIEKLKRQKYEVISLRNRIDELQKHSKKGAAARRRK; from the exons ATGCCGCAGGCCCCCCTCGACTCCCCTACCTCACACTGTCAGACCCCAGCCAATGAGCAGCTTGACAAGATCAAATATCACTATAACACAAGGACTTATTTGATGAGAAGAGTTACAGCCAGTCTCCCCATCCGTCGCCAAGGAGTCTCACTTCTTTCAACTTTTCTGAG GTGTAAATCCACTGTCACCATGTCTGACACTGAGGAAGT TGATCAGATCGAGG AGGCCTATGAAGAGGAAG TCGAGGAAGGAGAACAAGATG AGGAGAAGCCCAAGTTCAA AGTCCCTAAGGTCCCTGATGGCGAGAAGGTGGACTTTGAC GACCTCCATAAGAAGCGTCAGAACAAAGACCTGATTGAGCTGCAGGGGCTGATCGACGTCCATTTTGAGAacaggaagaaggaggaggaggagcttatCGCCCTCAAGTCCAGAATT GAGAAACGCAGGTCAGAGAGGGCTGAGATCCAGAGGGTACGCACTGAGAAGGACAAGGAACGCCAGGCCAGACGTGAG GAggagagactgaagaaggaggAGATGGATCAAAGGAGAAAGGCTGATGATGACGCTAAGAAGAAGTCAGCTCTGACCAACATGGGCTCCAGCTATAGCAGCTCACTGCAGAAG GCCGACACTAAGAGAGGAGGTAAGAagcagactgagagagagaagaagaagaagatcctAGCGGAGCGACGCAAACCTCTCAACATCGACCATCTGAACGAGGACAAGCTAAA GGACAAGGCCAAGGATCTATGGGAGTGGATGCACCTACTGGAGTCTGAGAAGTATGAGCACATTGAGAAACTCAAGAGGCAGAAGTATGAG GTCATCTCTCTCAGAAATCGTATTGATGAGCTTCAGAAACA